GCTCGCAGGAGCCGCCGGGGACGAGGGCAGTCCCTTCCGGCTGGCGCTGGTGGACGTGGACCTGCCCGACGGCACCGGGCTCGCCCTGGCCCGGGAGCTCGCGTCCGGCGGGCTGGGGCCGGTCCCGGCCATTGTCCTCACGGCGCCCTTCTCCTCCCGGGGGGTCGCCCTCAAGGCGCAGTACGAGGACGGGTGGGGCTTTCTGCTGCGGCCCGTCAAGGAGCGCGAGCTCGCCGAGCTGGTGGAGACGATGGTGGGCGGGCGCGCCCTACCGGCGGCGCAACGACCCGCCGCGGCCGCCCCGCCCGCGCCGGCCGCGCTCCGGGGCAGAGTGCTCGTGGCCGAGGACAATGAGGTGAACCAGATGGTGCTGATCCGCCTGCTGGTGGAGCGTCTGGGGCTCCGCACCGACGTGGTGGGCAGTGGCTTCGCGGCCGTGGAGGAGGCGCTCGCGGGCCCCTACGACCTGGTGCTCATGGATTGGCAGATGCCGGGCATGGATGGCGTCGAGGCGACCCGGGAGATCCGCCGTCGGGAGGTCCCCGGCCGCCGCGTGCCCATCGTGGGCCTCACCGCCCATGCCCTGGCGGAGCACCGGGAGCAGTGCCTCGCGGCGGGCATGGACGACTTCTTGAGCAAGCCCGTGGAGTACGAGGCGCTGGCCCGAGTGGTGGCCCGGTGGGCCGAAGCCGGCGCGGCACGAAGGCGGGAGCCGACCTCCGGTGCCTTCGAACGGGTGGCCCTGCGCCTGGACGAGTTCGTGGGGCGGCTCGGAACCGAAAGCGCCTGGAGAATCGTCGACCTCTTCCTGCAGCAGGTCCCGGAGAATCTCGCGTCCCTGCGCGCCGCTCTGAAGCGGGGCGGCGCCGAAGAGGTGGCCCGAGAAGCCCACAAGCTGCGCGGCACCTGCTGCCACCTGGGTACCGAACGGGCGATGGACTTCGCCGGCCGCGTGGAGCGCCGGGCCGAGAGAGGGGACGTCCCGGGGGCGGCGGACGCAGCCGACGACCTGGAGGAGGAGCTGGAGGGCCTCGCCGCCTTCCTCGATGCGCGCAGGCCGCCGGGGAGGCACTAGTCGGCGGCCGGGTGGGTTTCAGGTCGGGGCCGGGTCGGCCTTTGCCGCCGCCGGGCGAAACACCAGGCGAAAGCGGCTACCGCCCCCCTCCCCGGGCTCCAGCGTCACGTCGGCGTCCAGGCTCCGGGCCAGGCTGCGGACCACGTAGAGGCCGAGGCCGGTCCCCTTGGTCGACCGTTCCGTGCGCCGCCCCCGGTAGAACTTGGCAAAGATCTTCTCCCGCTCGTCGGGCGGGACCCCGGGGCCGGTGTCCTGCACCTCCAGGGCCACGCGACCGTCGCCGGCCAGCCCGGCGCGTGCGCTCACCGTGCCCCCCTGCGGCGTATACTTGATCGCATTCTCCATCAGGTTGGACAAGCAGATCTTCGCCGCGCCCGGGTCGAAGCGCACGGGAGGAACGTCCCGCCCGACCTCGTTGCGCAGCGCGATGTGCTTGTCCCGGGCCAGGCCCGCGTGCAGGGAGAGCACGTCCTCCACGGTTTCCTGCAGGGACACCGGCTCGGGTTCCAGGTCGAGACGGCCCTCCTGGAGCTTGCGAAAGTGCAGCACGTCCTCCACGAACCCGCTCAGGTGGTCGGCGCTCTTGCGGATGAAGCCCACGTAACGCTTCAGGGTGTGTCGGGAGATGGTCTCCGCCTGGAGGTCGACCCGGCGGGCGAACCCCGAGATGGCGATGAGGTGGTTCTTGAGCTCGTGGTGCAGCAGGTCGTAGACGTCCTCGAGTTCCCGCTGGGGCGCTCCCGCGTCGCGCGGGCCGGCGGTCGCCGGGGGGCGCCGCCGCGGGTCGAGCAGTCGCTGGATCTTGAGCACGAGCTCTTCGAGGGTGAAGGGCTTGGTGATGTAGTCGTCCGCCCCGGCTCGGAGGCCCCGTACGCGATCCTCGGCCGTGCTCCGGGACGTGAGCATCACGATGGGCACGGAGGAGAGCACGGGGTCGGGCAGGGTGCGGATCATGGCGCAGAGCTCCCAGCCGTCGAGGTTCGGGAGCATCAGGTCGAGGATGATGAGATCCGGCCGCTCGGCAGCCAGCGCCCGGGAGGCGGCGAGGCCGTCGCCGACGACCTCCACGGTGTAGCTCTCCCCTTCCAGACAACGCCGGACCACCTCTGCCGTGACGAGGTCGTCCTCTACGACCAGTATTCTGCCCTCTGCCACGCTCTACCCCCTGTGGGGCCCCCTTGGGTTTGACAACCGCGCCGGGTCCCGGCAGCCAGGAGCCCTCTTCCACAGGAACCACCTGGGCGGCACGCCCACTCGAATCGTGATCGCGGATGACCAGCGCCTGCTCCGCCACACCTTCCGGCACATCCTCGCCGCGGACCCGGAGCTCCAGGTGGCGGGATGCGCCGCCGACGGCGCCGAGGCTCTGCGCCTGTGCCTGGAGCACCACCCGGACGTGGCGCTCCTGGACATCTCCATGCCCGGGCTCGACGGGCTGGAGGCGGCTCCCGGGACGCTCTGGGGACGAGGAAGCAGCATGTCCCAGAGGGTAGATCGTCGGCGCGCCGGGACAACGGCGCCCGTGCACTTTGGACCGTTCGGATTGCGAAACGAACCGAATGGTCGAAGGGGGCGCGGGGGCGGCAAGCGCACCTGGCCAAGGTCGACGTTGTAGGAGGCCACTCGGAGCCCGGGGCCGGCCCGCCTCACCCGCGGGCCCCCTGGTCCGCCTCCTCCAGCAGGTCCTCCCCCGCCTCCGGAATCCGTGCCCCGCGCGCCTGCTCCCGCAGCTCCTCCTGCTCGCTCACCGGCGCCCCCT
The sequence above is a segment of the Thermodesulfobacteriota bacterium genome. Coding sequences within it:
- a CDS encoding HAMP domain-containing sensor histidine kinase; this encodes MAEGRILVVEDDLVTAEVVRRCLEGESYTVEVVGDGLAASRALAAERPDLIILDLMLPNLDGWELCAMIRTLPDPVLSSVPIVMLTSRSTAEDRVRGLRAGADDYITKPFTLEELVLKIQRLLDPRRRPPATAGPRDAGAPQRELEDVYDLLHHELKNHLIAISGFARRVDLQAETISRHTLKRYVGFIRKSADHLSGFVEDVLHFRKLQEGRLDLEPEPVSLQETVEDVLSLHAGLARDKHIALRNEVGRDVPPVRFDPGAAKICLSNLMENAIKYTPQGGTVSARAGLAGDGRVALEVQDTGPGVPPDEREKIFAKFYRGRRTERSTKGTGLGLYVVRSLARSLDADVTLEPGEGGGSRFRLVFRPAAAKADPAPT
- a CDS encoding response regulator, coding for LAGAAGDEGSPFRLALVDVDLPDGTGLALARELASGGLGPVPAIVLTAPFSSRGVALKAQYEDGWGFLLRPVKERELAELVETMVGGRALPAAQRPAAAAPPAPAALRGRVLVAEDNEVNQMVLIRLLVERLGLRTDVVGSGFAAVEEALAGPYDLVLMDWQMPGMDGVEATREIRRREVPGRRVPIVGLTAHALAEHREQCLAAGMDDFLSKPVEYEALARVVARWAEAGAARRREPTSGAFERVALRLDEFVGRLGTESAWRIVDLFLQQVPENLASLRAALKRGGAEEVAREAHKLRGTCCHLGTERAMDFAGRVERRAERGDVPGAADAADDLEEELEGLAAFLDARRPPGRH
- a CDS encoding response regulator — protein: MIADDQRLLRHTFRHILAADPELQVAGCAADGAEALRLCLEHHPDVALLDISMPGLDGLEAAPGTLWGRGSSMSQRVDRRRAGTTAPVHFGPFGLRNEPNGRRGRGGGKRTWPRSTL